The sequence TGGCCGCTTGTTCAGCCGCTCCAAAGCGCGGGCCACCATCAGCCCAAGTGAAGCCAAAAAAGTCATCAAAGCTCACGGCGTGCATGTCGAAGGCTGGAGCGTCGATGAATCACCATTGGCCTACAAAGACATCGAACGAGTGATGGAATTGCAAATTGAGGCCGATCTGATCAAACCCCTCGCCCGCATGAAACCTATCGCCGTGATTATGGCAGGCGAAGCGGGCGAAAACTAAACCATATTCATGCTTGACAAAATAGAGTAAATACTCTAAATTCATTAGAGTATTTACTCTATTTTAGGTTAAGCCAATGAGCAAACGCGATTTAATTCTGAGCACAGCGCTTGAGCTGTTCAACCAAAAAGGCACGGCGGAAATCAGCACCAACCATATTGCCGAGGCGTGCAGCATCAGCCCAGGCAACTTGTACTACCATTTTCGCAACAAAGCCGCGATTATTCAGGCTTTATTCGAACAACTGTATGCTGCATGGGATATAGAACTAAGCTTACCCAGCGATCATACCCCTCAATTAAGCGATTTAACCAGCATTGTTGCAACCAACTACCACATTATTTGGCGCTACCGTTTTGCTTACCGCGAATTGGTGGCCCTGCTGCGCCAAGATTCGGCCTTGCATGCCAGCTTTCTAAGCACGCGTCAACGTGGTTTTAGCGGCTTTCAACAGTTGGTCGAGCAATTCATTGCGGCGGGGATTATGTGGCCAATCGAGGCCAATACGCTTGATCAACTGATGCAAATTTGTTGGTTAATCAGCGAATTTTGGCTTAACAATCTCGAAATCCAACAACAATCAATCGAGCCAAACACAATTAATACTGGCGTGAGCTTGATGCTGCGCGTATTGCAACCCTACATCATTTAAAGGAGCGAGCCATGTCGATGCAACGCTTACGTCAACTTACGGGCTGGGGCTTTATTCTTGGGGCAATTTTGGTCAACATTCCTTATACGTTGTTAATCAGCAATTTCGATTATCCTGATATTTTGCGTGCGCCAGTTGAGCAGATATTAACTCAATTTGCGGCTGGTGGGAGCGGCCTGATTTATACCTGGCTGGCATTTGCGTGGGTTGGCTTGCCCTTACTATTCGCCAGCATTATGCTCAAACGCTTGCCCGAATTTAGCGCCGTGCCGTTGATCGAAACCGCCAGCACGATTGGCGTAATCGGTTTTTTGGTGCAGGTGGTTGGATTGTTGCGCTGGGTCTTTGTTGTGCCAATCATCGCCCAAGCCTATCTTGATCCACTGACCTCGACCGAGACCAAAGCTAGCCTTGTAACGCTGTTTCAAGTTGTGCATCAATATGGCGGCGTAGTGTTGGGCGAGCACATCGGCCAGCTCTTTATGATCATTTGGATGCTGCTGCTGAGTACAATCATCTATCGCTTGGAGCAATTTCCCAAGTGGCTGGCATGGTTGGGCTGGTTAGCAGCGCTCATTTACAGCCTTGCCCAAACAGAGCTTTTTGCAACAGTTCTGCCCACGATTCCCGTGATCGATTGGGCCGGATTGGTGGGGAGTTTGCTGTGGTTGGGGTGGATGGCCAGCTTAGGAATTATGATTTTACGCCAGAAAATGCCCAACAACTCAATGCCAATTAATCCTTGACCAAAGCCTTCGAGTTATCTATAGTAAATCGTAACACTATCGTTAAAATGGTGGTAGTGATGCAATGAGGTAGACTTATGCATGCCCGAGACTTTGTTCAACCAGGCAAACGCTTACTAGCACTATTTACTAATGGTCATTTATTAACCTTCAATAATGATAGCACTGGTAAAAGCGGTAATTGGATTATGGATGATCATCGGATAAATACCATTGATCGCGTATTAATTTATCTTCGTGATGATGCAAATAAGAATACTTTATATATTGCCACATACAACCATGCTGAAAAAGTTGAAGATGGTCGCTACTGCGTTTATTTTGAACATTGCCAATATGTTATGGAAATAGCCCAAAATTGGGTAGAGTTTACTGGCGCACAACAGGCTGTTCGCTACTTTGAATAGCATCGTTGGCCGACTCCCAACCTCTGACGGTTCACGTCAGGGGTTTTCGTATTTTAGACCTGATCTTTCCCTCTCGCATCACTTATTCTCAATTTCATTTTCAATTTCATCGGCGAACGTCTGAACATCACTAATTGCCATTGAGGGGGTGCAGGGGGATGAAAACACCCTGCGTTCCCTCACCCCCAACCCCTCTCCCACTGCGGCGGGCGAGGGGTGC comes from Chloroflexota bacterium and encodes:
- a CDS encoding TetR/AcrR family transcriptional regulator, producing MSKRDLILSTALELFNQKGTAEISTNHIAEACSISPGNLYYHFRNKAAIIQALFEQLYAAWDIELSLPSDHTPQLSDLTSIVATNYHIIWRYRFAYRELVALLRQDSALHASFLSTRQRGFSGFQQLVEQFIAAGIMWPIEANTLDQLMQICWLISEFWLNNLEIQQQSIEPNTINTGVSLMLRVLQPYII
- a CDS encoding DUF4386 domain-containing protein; this translates as MSMQRLRQLTGWGFILGAILVNIPYTLLISNFDYPDILRAPVEQILTQFAAGGSGLIYTWLAFAWVGLPLLFASIMLKRLPEFSAVPLIETASTIGVIGFLVQVVGLLRWVFVVPIIAQAYLDPLTSTETKASLVTLFQVVHQYGGVVLGEHIGQLFMIIWMLLLSTIIYRLEQFPKWLAWLGWLAALIYSLAQTELFATVLPTIPVIDWAGLVGSLLWLGWMASLGIMILRQKMPNNSMPINP
- a CDS encoding HNH endonuclease; translated protein: MHARDFVQPGKRLLALFTNGHLLTFNNDSTGKSGNWIMDDHRINTIDRVLIYLRDDANKNTLYIATYNHAEKVEDGRYCVYFEHCQYVMEIAQNWVEFTGAQQAVRYFE